One Schlesneria paludicola DSM 18645 DNA segment encodes these proteins:
- a CDS encoding NuoI/complex I 23 kDa subunit family protein: MAIDPKDVDWVEEPPMNFWESTFLPAVFDGLRTTGNHVTDFNPVTEFYPEQKPALPTHYRGVHRLNRDDKGRVKCVACMMCATACPARCIDIVAQDAPKDDPHWADRDKFPKSFVIDELKCIYCGMCEEACPVDSIELTNIFDLVGLTRQEMMFDKEKLLSVFDQTKDTPNNPIRTHKGQLGHASDFVELHTLGPATSVKTDDRAAKSSTAGVIE; this comes from the coding sequence ATGGCCATTGATCCGAAAGACGTCGACTGGGTCGAAGAACCGCCGATGAACTTCTGGGAATCGACATTCCTTCCCGCGGTCTTCGACGGTTTGCGGACGACGGGAAATCACGTCACGGACTTCAACCCCGTCACGGAATTCTACCCAGAACAAAAACCGGCACTGCCAACACACTATCGTGGCGTACACCGTTTGAATCGCGACGACAAAGGTCGCGTCAAATGCGTGGCATGCATGATGTGCGCCACGGCATGCCCAGCTCGGTGCATTGACATCGTCGCTCAGGATGCCCCGAAGGATGATCCTCACTGGGCCGATCGCGACAAGTTCCCGAAATCCTTTGTGATCGACGAACTGAAGTGCATCTACTGCGGGATGTGCGAAGAAGCGTGTCCCGTTGATTCCATCGAATTGACCAACATCTTCGATCTGGTCGGGTTGACCCGCCAGGAAATGATGTTCGACAAAGAGAAACTGTTAAGCGTCTTTGACCAGACCAAAGACACCCCCAACAACCCCATCCGGACGCACAAAGGCCAGTTGGGTCATGCCAGTGATTTCGTTGAACTGCATACGCTAGGCCCTGCGACGTCTGTCAAAACA
- the nuoF gene encoding NADH-quinone oxidoreductase subunit NuoF produces MPTFEPTLLARVGKPDSASLETYLRDGGYEGFKKALAMPPVDVINLVKDSGLRGRGGAGFPTGLKWTFLPKDHAGPIYLAINADESEPATFNNRILMEEDPHQILEGIAISCFAIKSNKAYIYLRYEYGRSYRVLQKAVDECYAKGLFGKNIHGTGFDLDVVLHRGAAAYICGEETGLIESLEGKRAWPRIKPPFPAIEGLFRKPTIVNNIETMACVKQILDRGSAWFKSLGVPPDPNNPRDAGSYGPKLYCISGHVNKPGCVELPMGITTRELIDKHAGGVWKGRKAKAVVPGGISMGFLSAEELDLPLDFNGPGKAGCLGLGTAAITVIDDETSMVDVLFNCARFFAHESCGQCTPCREGTAWMHKILARIRMGEGQLRDLDLLVEVASSMGIIPGTTICGLSDGAAWPIKNAIKKFRGEFEEYIRTGRKTVKPSDALMEVH; encoded by the coding sequence AATCTGGTGAAAGATTCGGGGCTGCGCGGTCGCGGCGGGGCCGGATTTCCCACCGGATTAAAATGGACGTTCCTGCCAAAGGACCATGCCGGACCGATCTATCTCGCCATCAACGCGGATGAATCCGAACCGGCCACGTTCAACAATCGCATCCTGATGGAAGAAGATCCCCATCAGATCCTCGAAGGGATTGCGATCAGTTGCTTCGCCATTAAATCGAACAAGGCCTATATCTATCTGCGATACGAGTATGGTCGCAGCTATCGCGTCTTGCAGAAGGCCGTCGACGAATGCTATGCCAAGGGACTGTTCGGAAAGAACATCCATGGTACCGGATTCGATCTCGACGTTGTGCTGCATCGCGGTGCGGCGGCCTATATCTGTGGTGAAGAAACCGGACTGATCGAAAGCCTCGAAGGCAAACGCGCCTGGCCACGAATCAAGCCTCCGTTCCCCGCCATCGAAGGGCTGTTCCGAAAACCCACCATCGTCAACAACATCGAAACGATGGCATGCGTCAAGCAAATTCTTGATCGCGGTTCGGCCTGGTTCAAGAGTCTGGGTGTCCCGCCCGACCCCAACAATCCTCGCGACGCCGGCAGCTACGGTCCCAAGCTGTATTGCATCAGCGGTCACGTCAATAAGCCGGGTTGTGTTGAACTGCCAATGGGTATCACAACTCGTGAATTGATCGACAAGCATGCCGGTGGTGTCTGGAAAGGTCGCAAAGCCAAGGCGGTCGTTCCCGGTGGAATCAGCATGGGCTTTCTCTCTGCGGAAGAATTGGATCTTCCACTCGATTTCAACGGCCCCGGCAAGGCCGGCTGCCTGGGTCTCGGCACGGCGGCGATCACCGTGATCGACGATGAGACCAGCATGGTCGACGTCCTGTTCAACTGTGCTCGCTTCTTTGCGCATGAATCGTGCGGCCAATGCACGCCCTGCCGTGAAGGAACCGCATGGATGCACAAGATTCTCGCCCGAATTCGAATGGGCGAAGGCCAACTGCGCGACCTCGATCTTCTCGTCGAAGTCGCCTCGTCGATGGGCATCATCCCCGGCACCACGATCTGTGGTCTGTCCGACGGAGCAGCCTGGCCGATCAAGAATGCGATCAAGAAGTTCCGCGGCGAGTTTGAAGAGTACATTCGCACCGGACGCAAAACCGTGAAACCCTCAGACGCATTGATGGAAGTCCACTGA
- the nuoH gene encoding NADH-quinone oxidoreductase subunit NuoH, which produces MLEQLINWFPEWARPFVMPMLTIAIVMNINLGVCSYLILLERKLSAWMQDRIGPNRVGPWGLLQPVADMVKLLLKEDVIPGHVNKVLFLLAPGISVFTTMLAFAVVPFGPVPNNLSSTDGQFPFIIAPGIDLGLIFIFAVGSLAVYGVILGGWASNNKYSALGAMRASAQVVSYEIPLGMSVVGIALLTNSMSLEKILLHQANAGIFGWNIWFQPLACVLFFTAAMAEAQRLPFDLSECEQELVGGWHTEYSAMKWGLFFLGEYTHVITISFLTSILFFGGWQFPFIAEANSNYLGSTLVKVLVLLTKSFAFIIVIQMLRWTIPRFRFDQLMGLAWKVMIPLATLNVVTVMVVKQFNLNVWWLLPMSLGLILGAGLMGTQATRPFARRLAAVPVEAAGHHAHAH; this is translated from the coding sequence ATGCTTGAACAACTCATCAACTGGTTTCCGGAATGGGCTCGCCCCTTCGTCATGCCGATGCTCACGATTGCCATCGTGATGAACATCAATTTGGGCGTGTGTTCCTACCTGATTCTGCTCGAACGTAAGCTGTCCGCGTGGATGCAAGACCGCATCGGCCCCAACCGGGTTGGTCCCTGGGGTTTGCTTCAGCCCGTCGCCGACATGGTCAAACTGCTGCTCAAGGAAGACGTGATCCCGGGTCACGTCAACAAGGTTTTGTTTCTGCTTGCGCCGGGCATTTCAGTATTCACGACGATGCTCGCTTTCGCCGTTGTGCCATTCGGACCGGTTCCAAACAACCTCAGTTCGACCGACGGACAATTTCCGTTCATCATTGCCCCGGGGATTGACCTGGGTTTGATCTTCATTTTCGCAGTCGGCAGCCTCGCCGTGTACGGCGTTATCCTCGGTGGATGGGCCTCGAACAATAAATACAGCGCACTTGGTGCAATGCGGGCGAGCGCTCAAGTGGTCAGCTACGAAATCCCCTTGGGAATGTCGGTGGTTGGTATCGCCCTGCTGACCAATTCCATGAGTCTCGAAAAGATCCTGTTGCATCAGGCCAATGCAGGAATCTTTGGCTGGAACATTTGGTTTCAGCCTTTGGCGTGCGTTCTTTTTTTCACCGCAGCCATGGCGGAAGCGCAGCGTCTCCCGTTTGACTTGTCAGAGTGTGAGCAAGAACTCGTCGGTGGCTGGCACACCGAATACAGCGCCATGAAATGGGGTCTGTTTTTCCTGGGTGAATACACACACGTCATCACGATCAGCTTCCTGACCAGCATCCTGTTCTTCGGTGGCTGGCAATTCCCATTCATCGCCGAAGCGAACAGTAACTATCTGGGTTCAACCCTGGTTAAGGTTCTCGTTCTGCTGACCAAGTCGTTCGCCTTCATCATCGTGATTCAGATGTTGCGATGGACAATTCCTCGCTTCCGATTCGATCAACTGATGGGCCTTGCCTGGAAGGTGATGATCCCGTTGGCGACGCTGAATGTCGTAACTGTGATGGTCGTCAAACAATTCAATTTGAACGTCTGGTGGCTCTTGCCAATGTCTTTGGGACTAATTTTGGGCGCGGGCTTGATGGGCACTCAGGCGACACGTCCATTCGCACGACGTTTGGCCGCAGTACCCGTTGAAGCGGCCGGACATCACGCACACGCACACTGA
- a CDS encoding molybdopterin-dependent oxidoreductase, giving the protein MPTVIVNNKPVEIGANERLNCIQAAQRAGDEIPSYCWHHDLSVVASCRMCLVEVGEKKPDGTIAMQPKLLPGCQTPVKDGTVVISNSEKVLAAQKATLEYLLLNHPLDCPVCDQAGECGLQDYSYKYGRGYSRLQEPKNIKPDKDYIGDQITLFTDRCIMCTRCVRFTREISGTAEMQVVSRGTHEEIDIFPGEPCNNKLAGNVVDLCPVGALCSKDFLYEQRVWWLKSKNSVCPNCSTGCSITVDQNEDVLYRLKPRENPQAQGSFMCDEGRFGWKYIHSDKRLKTPEQRSNGTVTSKDWDAILPAVRNALQQAKSKLAVLISPWATVEEAYLLAKYAKSINPEVKLGLGHVRMVGGDDLYPKDVHGKPVLPTKFTIRAEKCPNKRGVEAVLKHFGGQVVTQSAILEQVTRGSIDTLYVLGGDPEGWIDAADIGKLDKLKTLIVQDLIATPASDKAQFVLAGAAWAEKDGTFVNHAGLAQAIHRGLRGPEFSRPDGRILMELAGRHGLFHASTLRQEIAGEIPALAALKVGDLSEEGVLLSSTGAATLQPVG; this is encoded by the coding sequence ATGCCCACAGTTATCGTTAACAACAAGCCGGTTGAGATTGGTGCCAACGAGCGACTGAACTGCATTCAGGCTGCTCAAAGGGCCGGTGACGAAATCCCTAGCTACTGCTGGCATCATGATCTATCGGTCGTCGCCAGTTGTCGCATGTGTCTGGTCGAAGTCGGCGAGAAAAAGCCGGACGGCACGATCGCCATGCAGCCCAAACTGCTGCCCGGTTGTCAGACTCCCGTCAAAGATGGCACGGTCGTGATTTCCAACAGTGAAAAGGTGCTCGCCGCACAGAAGGCGACGCTTGAGTACCTGCTGCTGAACCACCCGCTCGACTGCCCCGTCTGCGATCAGGCTGGCGAATGCGGCTTGCAAGACTACAGCTACAAGTACGGACGCGGTTACAGCCGGTTGCAAGAGCCTAAGAACATCAAGCCGGACAAAGATTACATCGGCGATCAGATCACTCTGTTCACCGATCGCTGCATCATGTGTACGCGCTGCGTGCGGTTCACGCGCGAGATCAGCGGCACGGCCGAAATGCAGGTCGTCAGCCGCGGAACGCACGAAGAGATCGACATCTTCCCCGGCGAACCGTGTAACAACAAATTGGCTGGTAATGTTGTCGACCTTTGCCCGGTGGGTGCGCTCTGCAGCAAAGATTTCCTCTACGAACAGCGCGTCTGGTGGCTGAAGTCGAAGAACAGCGTCTGTCCAAACTGCAGCACCGGTTGCAGCATCACGGTCGATCAGAACGAAGACGTCCTGTATCGCCTGAAGCCTCGTGAAAATCCACAGGCCCAGGGCAGCTTCATGTGTGACGAAGGTCGGTTCGGCTGGAAGTACATCCATTCGGACAAGCGGCTCAAGACGCCTGAACAACGTTCCAATGGTACGGTCACATCGAAAGACTGGGATGCGATTCTGCCTGCCGTCCGCAACGCCTTGCAGCAGGCGAAATCCAAGCTGGCGGTACTGATCTCGCCGTGGGCAACCGTTGAAGAAGCGTATCTGCTCGCGAAATACGCGAAGTCGATCAATCCCGAGGTGAAATTGGGGCTGGGGCACGTTCGGATGGTCGGAGGCGATGACCTGTACCCGAAGGACGTCCACGGAAAACCGGTCCTGCCAACGAAGTTTACGATCCGCGCCGAAAAGTGCCCGAACAAGCGCGGTGTCGAAGCCGTCCTCAAGCATTTCGGTGGACAGGTCGTCACGCAATCAGCAATTCTCGAACAAGTCACCCGCGGCAGCATCGACACGCTGTATGTCCTGGGTGGAGATCCTGAAGGCTGGATTGATGCAGCCGACATCGGCAAGCTCGACAAACTGAAGACGCTCATCGTTCAAGACCTGATCGCCACACCCGCAAGCGACAAAGCTCAGTTTGTGCTCGCCGGGGCGGCCTGGGCCGAAAAAGATGGTACGTTCGTCAATCATGCTGGGTTGGCACAAGCCATTCATCGCGGATTGCGTGGACCGGAATTCAGTCGGCCCGATGGACGAATTTTAATGGAACTCGCCGGACGCCATGGCTTGTTCCACGCCTCGACGTTACGACAGGAAATCGCGGGCGAAATCCCCGCACTGGCAGCGCTCAAGGTGGGCGATCTGTCCGAAGAGGGAGTGTTGTTATCCTCGACCGGCGCGGCCACACTTCAACCAGTCGGTTGA